Proteins from a single region of Buchnera aphidicola (Cinara curvipes):
- the cgtA gene encoding Obg family GTPase CgtA, with the protein MKFVDSVIIHVSAGNGGNGCISFRREKFIPKGGPDGGDGGDGGNIWIISDLNMNSLTDYRIKKIFYAENGKNGFSSNRSGKKGKDIFIRVPLGTRVLNTENKSIISDIIYKNQKILIAKGGWHGLGNSRFKSSTNRTPRKKTNGTLGESKIIKLELILIADVGTLGLPNSGKSTLTQALSNAKTKINNYPFTTLNPILGTVKIKKKTFIIADIPGIIKGASSGVGLGIQFLKHLSRCRLLLHIIDITTIKKKNINKIRLIILKELKNFNESVFNIPRWLVFNKIDSLKKKKIIKLIIYINKRIKKNQKYYLISAKKKIGIKKLSKDIIEYLYKPNI; encoded by the coding sequence ATGAAATTTGTTGATTCAGTTATAATTCATGTATCTGCTGGAAATGGAGGGAATGGATGTATTAGTTTTAGAAGAGAAAAATTTATACCAAAAGGAGGGCCTGATGGTGGTGATGGGGGTGATGGTGGTAATATTTGGATAATTTCTGATTTAAATATGAATTCATTAACTGACTATAGAATTAAAAAAATATTTTATGCTGAAAACGGAAAAAATGGGTTTAGTTCCAATAGATCAGGAAAAAAAGGAAAAGATATATTTATTCGTGTACCACTAGGAACAAGAGTACTAAATACTGAAAATAAATCAATAATATCTGATATAATATACAAAAATCAAAAAATACTTATAGCTAAAGGTGGTTGGCACGGATTAGGAAATTCTAGATTTAAATCATCTACAAATAGAACACCTAGAAAAAAAACAAACGGTACTCTAGGTGAGAGTAAAATTATAAAATTAGAATTGATATTAATTGCTGACGTTGGAACATTAGGTTTACCAAATTCAGGAAAGTCTACTTTAACTCAAGCTCTTTCTAATGCCAAAACAAAAATAAATAATTATCCTTTTACTACATTAAATCCTATATTAGGAACAGTAAAAATAAAAAAAAAAACTTTTATTATTGCTGATATACCTGGTATTATAAAGGGAGCATCATCTGGAGTAGGTTTAGGAATACAATTTCTAAAACATTTATCCCGTTGTCGATTATTATTACATATTATCGATATAACAACAATTAAAAAAAAAAATATTAATAAAATTAGATTAATTATTTTAAAAGAATTAAAAAATTTTAATGAATCAGTATTTAATATACCTAGATGGTTAGTTTTTAATAAAATTGATAGTTTAAAAAAAAAAAAAATCATTAAATTAATAATTTATATAAATAAAAGAATAAAAAAAAATCAAAAATATTACTTAATTTCAGCTAAAAAAAAAATTGGAATAAAAAAATTATCTAAAGATATAATTGAATATTTATATAAACCAAATATTTAA
- the secG gene encoding preprotein translocase subunit SecG, with the protein MHLFLLIIFVFISFILISLIIFQFSSGSNLSSNVSDYSSQLFTEHSKGYVMTYTIIVLLILFFVISLILCKFNYWTQYSLNI; encoded by the coding sequence ATGCATTTGTTTTTATTGATAATTTTTGTTTTTATTTCCTTTATATTAATTTCTCTTATTATATTTCAATTTAGTTCTGGAAGTAATTTATCTTCTAATGTCAGTGATTATTCCTCTCAGTTATTTACTGAACATTCGAAAGGTTATGTAATGACATATACAATAATAGTATTATTAATTTTATTTTTTGTAATAAGTTTAATTTTATGTAAATTTAATTATTGGACTCAATATAGTTTAAATATATAA
- the rplM gene encoding 50S ribosomal protein L13 translates to MKSFSANSNKIIQSWYYVDGTNKILGRLASKISIYLRGKHKPEYTPHIDTGDYIIVINASKIIVTGKKEINKIYYHHTGYVGGIKKYTLQYMLLHHPKRVIEKAIKGMLPKGSLGRTVFKKLKVFSFNEHNLIAQKPIFLDI, encoded by the coding sequence ATGAAAAGTTTTTCAGCTAATTCAAATAAAATTATACAATCTTGGTATTATGTTGATGGAACTAATAAAATATTAGGTCGTCTTGCAAGTAAAATATCTATATATTTACGAGGAAAACATAAACCAGAATATACTCCTCACATAGATACTGGTGATTATATCATAGTTATAAATGCATCAAAAATAATTGTTACAGGAAAAAAAGAAATTAATAAAATTTATTATCATCATACAGGATACGTTGGAGGTATAAAAAAATATACTTTACAATATATGTTATTACATCATCCTAAACGTGTAATTGAAAAAGCGATAAAAGGAATGTTACCTAAGGGTTCTTTAGGTAGAACTGTTTTTAAAAAGTTAAAAGTATTTTCATTTAATGAACATAATTTAATTGCTCAAAAACCCATTTTTTTGGATATCTAA
- a CDS encoding BolA/IbaG family iron-sulfur metabolism protein, protein MKSSKISILIKEKLKLKKVIINKQYNNIIITAIGDFFIGMNSLEKQKNIYKILMPYFLKKKIHAVTINTYTISEWNKKNFIE, encoded by the coding sequence ATGAAATCTAGTAAAATTAGTATTTTAATTAAGGAAAAATTAAAATTAAAAAAAGTAATAATAAATAAACAATACAATAATATTATTATCACAGCTATAGGAGATTTTTTTATAGGTATGAATTCTTTAGAAAAACAAAAAAATATATATAAAATATTAATGCCTTATTTTTTAAAAAAAAAAATTCATGCAGTTACTATAAATACATATACTATATCTGAATGGAATAAAAAAAATTTTATTGAATAA
- the rplU gene encoding 50S ribosomal protein L21 yields the protein MYVIFLDRNKQYKAKCGQIIRLDKLNIKIGEKILFKKIILLSDQEKVLIGKPVLKNIYIEGSIYKHGRDKKIKIIKFKRRKHYKKNQGHRQYYTDIKIKKIIYL from the coding sequence ATGTATGTTATATTTTTAGATCGTAATAAACAATATAAAGCAAAATGCGGACAAATTATTAGATTAGACAAATTAAATATAAAAATAGGAGAAAAAATACTTTTTAAAAAAATAATACTATTATCCGATCAAGAAAAAGTATTAATTGGAAAGCCAGTATTAAAAAATATTTATATAGAAGGTTCTATATATAAACACGGAAGAGATAAAAAAATAAAAATTATAAAATTTAAACGTAGAAAACATTATAAAAAAAATCAAGGACATAGACAATATTATACAGATATTAAAATAAAAAAAATAATATATTTATAA
- the rpmA gene encoding 50S ribosomal protein L27 gives MAQKKAGGSSRNGRDSHSKRLGVKKYGGEYVYSGNILVRQRGTKFHPGNNVKCGKDHTLFSIAKGKVKFEKRGLLKKTYVSVICMP, from the coding sequence ATGGCACAAAAAAAAGCAGGCGGTTCTTCTCGTAATGGAAGAGATTCACACTCAAAAAGATTAGGTGTTAAAAAATATGGAGGGGAATATGTTTATTCCGGAAATATTTTAGTTCGACAAAGAGGAACAAAATTTCATCCGGGTAATAATGTTAAATGTGGTAAAGATCATACTTTATTTTCTATTGCTAAAGGAAAAGTAAAATTTGAAAAAAGAGGCTTGTTAAAAAAAACATATGTCAGTGTTATTTGTATGCCATAA
- the infB gene encoding translation initiation factor IF-2 has product MKSDISFQNRNKKNISTEFKKKIKKKTSSFNSLNKKNILKNKQLDSDIVIHKNKKNIRNNQDSKKIKKSYINNKSIKLSGNNKNNKKSVSFSSKISDKRFLNYKKKNKAHIIKNSILHQKFNKPSKNFNKPVIIINDISVLELSNKMSVKSFEVIKKLLSLGFSATINQVLDKDTAQLVAEEMGYKVLIHYDNELEISLMKNRNLDNLIKKIRPPIVTIMGHVDHGKTSLLDYIRSTKVVSKELGGITQHIGAYHVNTPHGIITFLDTPGHSAFTAMRARGTKITDIVVLVVAADDGVMPQTIEAIQHAKNANVPIIVAINKIDKTNAYLEKIKKDLVKYSIISEEFGGENIFVLVSAKTGFGVDELLSVILLQSEMLELKSVYNGAASGVVIESFLDIKCGPIATVLIKEGTLHLNDIIICGTEYGKIKLLRDESHQKISSASPSIPVEILGLSGVPNIGDILTVVHNEKKAKAVSIYRKTKIKEKKFFNQKKTDIDNLFTKINTKKISDLNIILKADVQGSLEAILDSLRLLSDKIIKINIIMSGVGAITETDVNLSITTSAILIGFNIRANVSAKKIIELEHLDIRYYSIIYDLIDDIKKIMSGLLIPTHKQKIIGLAEVRNIFKSPKFGLVSGCMVIEGIIKKTNPIRVLRDNIVIYEGELESLRRFKEDVIEVRSGTECGIGVKNYNDIHVGDIIEVFQVIK; this is encoded by the coding sequence ATTAAATCAGATATTTCTTTTCAAAATAGAAATAAGAAAAATATTAGCACTGAATTTAAAAAAAAAATAAAGAAGAAAACATCTAGTTTTAATTCATTAAATAAAAAAAATATTTTAAAAAATAAACAATTAGATTCTGATATTGTAATACATAAAAATAAAAAAAATATACGAAATAATCAAGATTCTAAAAAAATAAAAAAAAGTTATATTAATAATAAATCGATTAAATTGTCTGGTAATAATAAAAATAATAAAAAAAGTGTTTCTTTTTCTTCAAAAATATCTGATAAACGTTTTTTAAATTATAAAAAAAAAAATAAAGCACATATAATAAAAAATTCTATATTACACCAAAAGTTTAATAAACCTTCCAAAAATTTTAATAAGCCAGTTATCATTATTAATGATATTTCTGTATTAGAATTATCTAATAAAATGTCAGTTAAAAGTTTTGAAGTTATTAAAAAGTTATTAAGCTTAGGTTTTTCAGCTACGATTAATCAAGTATTAGATAAAGATACAGCTCAATTAGTAGCAGAGGAAATGGGTTATAAAGTTCTTATTCATTATGATAATGAATTAGAAATATCTTTAATGAAAAATCGTAATTTAGATAATTTAATAAAAAAAATAAGACCTCCTATCGTTACTATAATGGGACATGTAGATCATGGAAAAACATCTTTATTAGATTATATTCGATCTACTAAAGTAGTTTCAAAAGAATTAGGTGGTATTACTCAGCATATTGGTGCTTATCATGTAAATACACCTCATGGAATTATTACTTTTTTAGATACTCCAGGTCATTCTGCTTTTACTGCTATGAGAGCGCGAGGAACTAAAATTACTGATATAGTTGTGTTAGTAGTTGCTGCAGATGATGGTGTAATGCCTCAAACTATAGAAGCAATTCAACATGCAAAAAATGCGAATGTTCCAATTATAGTAGCTATTAATAAAATTGATAAAACTAACGCTTATTTAGAAAAAATTAAAAAAGATTTAGTTAAATATTCTATTATTTCTGAGGAATTTGGTGGAGAAAATATATTTGTATTAGTTTCAGCAAAAACAGGTTTTGGAGTTGATGAATTGTTATCTGTAATTTTACTTCAGTCTGAAATGTTAGAATTAAAATCAGTATATAATGGAGCAGCTTCAGGTGTAGTAATTGAATCTTTTTTAGATATAAAATGTGGACCTATAGCTACAGTATTAATAAAAGAAGGAACTTTACATTTAAATGATATTATCATTTGTGGAACAGAATATGGAAAAATAAAATTACTTAGAGATGAATCTCATCAAAAAATTTCATCAGCTAGCCCTTCTATACCAGTAGAAATATTAGGTTTATCCGGAGTTCCAAATATAGGAGATATATTAACAGTTGTTCATAATGAAAAAAAAGCTAAGGCAGTTTCTATTTATAGAAAAACAAAAATTAAAGAAAAAAAATTTTTTAATCAAAAAAAGACTGATATAGATAATTTGTTTACTAAAATTAATACAAAAAAAATATCAGATTTAAATATTATTTTAAAAGCAGATGTTCAAGGTTCTTTAGAAGCAATATTAGATTCATTAAGATTATTATCTGATAAAATTATTAAAATTAATATTATAATGTCTGGTGTAGGAGCTATTACAGAAACTGATGTAAATTTAAGTATTACTACTTCAGCTATACTAATAGGTTTTAATATAAGAGCTAATGTTTCTGCGAAAAAAATTATAGAATTAGAACATTTAGATATTCGATATTATTCTATAATATATGATTTAATTGATGATATTAAAAAAATTATGTCTGGTTTGTTAATTCCGACACATAAACAAAAAATTATTGGTTTAGCAGAAGTAAGAAATATATTTAAATCTCCTAAATTTGGATTAGTTTCCGGGTGTATGGTTATAGAAGGTATTATTAAAAAAACTAACCCAATAAGAGTATTAAGAGACAATATTGTTATCTATGAAGGAGAATTAGAATCATTACGTCGTTTTAAAGAGGATGTTATAGAAGTTCGCAGTGGAACTGAATGTGGTATTGGAGTAAAAAATTATAATGATATTCATGTCGGTGACATTATTGAGGTTTTTCAAGTAATTAAATAA
- the nusA gene encoding transcription termination factor NusA: MNKEILSVVDVVSHEKSIPREKIFEALESALSIATKKKYNQDINVRVCINRNDGSFNTYRRWLVVNTVFNPTKEITLEAARFENNTIKLNDYIEDCINSVTFDRIATQIAKQVIIQKVKEAEREIIISQFYKKKGRIIIGIVKKINRDYIILDIGNNIEGIIMREDMLPRENFRINDRVRGVLYNISCESRGIQLFISRSRLDMLIELFRIEVPEIGEKLIEIKAIARDPGSRSKIAVMTYDSRIDPVGACVGIRGARVQAVSSELGGERIDIILWDHNPEKFVINSMAPADVSSIILDDYNHTINVSVEEYNLAQAIGRNGQNVRLASQLTGWELNIMTSDTLIKDNKLEKKDFFYIFKNQLQLTKNDISLLFHSGFSSIQSIADASIRQLLSIKGIKNNIILKIKRKATLILKNDQEKLVKMFYKNYSNSELSCLKNINEIVIQKLIEKKIYTLEHLAEKSIDDLNDISILTTIQAGQLIMEARNICWFNENK; encoded by the coding sequence ATGAACAAAGAAATATTATCTGTAGTAGATGTTGTTTCTCATGAAAAGTCTATTCCTAGAGAGAAAATTTTTGAAGCTTTAGAAAGCGCTTTATCAATTGCTACGAAAAAAAAATATAATCAAGATATAAATGTTAGAGTGTGCATAAATCGTAATGATGGTAGTTTTAATACATATCGAAGATGGTTAGTAGTAAATACTGTATTTAATCCAACAAAAGAAATTACATTAGAAGCAGCTCGATTTGAAAATAATACTATAAAATTAAATGATTATATAGAAGATTGTATTAATTCTGTAACTTTTGATCGTATTGCAACTCAAATAGCTAAACAGGTTATTATACAAAAAGTAAAAGAAGCGGAAAGAGAAATTATTATTAGTCAGTTTTATAAAAAAAAAGGTCGGATTATTATAGGAATCGTTAAAAAAATTAATCGAGATTACATTATTTTGGATATTGGTAATAATATTGAAGGTATAATTATGCGTGAAGATATGCTACCAAGAGAAAATTTTAGAATTAATGATAGAGTACGAGGTGTGTTATACAATATTTCTTGTGAATCTAGAGGTATACAACTATTTATTAGTAGATCAAGATTAGATATGTTAATTGAATTATTTCGCATTGAAGTTCCTGAAATAGGAGAAAAATTAATAGAAATAAAAGCTATTGCTAGAGATCCTGGTTCAAGATCAAAAATAGCTGTTATGACATATGATAGTAGAATTGATCCCGTGGGTGCTTGTGTTGGAATTCGTGGAGCTAGAGTTCAAGCAGTTTCTAGTGAATTAGGAGGAGAAAGAATTGATATAATTTTATGGGATCATAACCCAGAAAAATTTGTTATTAATTCTATGGCTCCTGCTGATGTATCGTCAATTATTTTAGATGATTATAATCATACTATTAATGTATCTGTTGAAGAATATAATTTAGCTCAAGCAATCGGAAGAAATGGACAAAATGTTCGTTTAGCATCTCAGTTAACTGGATGGGAATTAAACATTATGACTTCAGATACTTTAATAAAAGATAACAAATTAGAAAAAAAAGATTTTTTTTATATTTTTAAAAATCAACTTCAACTTACTAAAAATGATATCTCACTATTATTTCATTCAGGATTTTCTTCTATACAATCAATTGCTGATGCATCTATACGTCAATTATTATCAATCAAAGGAATTAAAAATAATATTATTCTCAAAATAAAAAGAAAAGCAACACTAATTTTAAAAAATGATCAAGAAAAATTAGTAAAAATGTTTTATAAGAATTATTCAAATTCAGAACTATCTTGTTTAAAAAACATCAATGAAATTGTAATTCAAAAATTAATAGAAAAAAAAATATATACTTTAGAACATTTAGCTGAAAAAAGTATTGATGATTTAAATGATATTTCTATATTAACAACTATACAAGCAGGTCAATTAATAATGGAAGCACGAAATATTTGTTGGTTTAATGAAAATAAATAA
- the greA gene encoding transcription elongation factor GreA, with translation MFNKVPMTLRGFNKLKSELKKLKYTTRPCIVKSIADARQLGDLKENAEYHSAREEQSFCENRICEIENKLLCAQIIDITKIPYKGIVIFGCTVTVLQIYTNNIFVYTIVGDDEANYKEYSISIYSPMSRALIGRKKNDIILVKTPSGSVEYLIKKIEYI, from the coding sequence TTGTTTAATAAAGTTCCAATGACATTACGGGGTTTTAATAAATTAAAATCTGAATTAAAAAAATTAAAATATACCACAAGACCTTGTATTGTAAAGTCAATTGCAGATGCTCGGCAGTTAGGTGATTTAAAGGAAAATGCAGAATATCATTCGGCAAGGGAAGAGCAAAGTTTTTGTGAAAATAGAATATGCGAAATTGAAAACAAATTGCTTTGTGCTCAAATTATTGACATAACTAAAATACCTTATAAAGGTATTGTTATTTTTGGATGTACTGTAACAGTATTACAAATATATACAAATAATATCTTTGTATATACTATTGTAGGTGATGATGAAGCGAATTATAAAGAATATTCAATTTCTATTTATTCACCTATGTCTAGAGCTTTAATTGGAAGAAAAAAAAATGATATTATTTTAGTAAAAACCCCTTCTGGATCAGTAGAATATTTAATTAAAAAAATTGAATATATTTAA
- a CDS encoding SAM-dependent methyltransferase — MIFRKNSRSSKNWFKKHCSDPYVKERNRRSLRSRSWFKLKEINESEKIFKKGMNIIDLGSNPGGWSEYASQEIGCSGVIFAYDILPMRPLKNVTFFNVDVSNTDVQKKMLFFLKKHSWNVVMSDMSPNISGCSIVDNVNTFKLSNIAVRIAVHVLSNTGYLIIKLFQGYGFNKYIQKIFSKFIIVKVYKPRSSRFNSREVFIIARGLKI, encoded by the coding sequence ATGATTTTTAGAAAAAATTCAAGAAGTTCTAAAAATTGGTTTAAGAAACATTGTAGTGATCCTTATGTTAAAGAAAGAAATAGAAGAAGTTTAAGGTCTAGATCATGGTTTAAATTAAAAGAAATTAATGAATCTGAAAAAATTTTTAAAAAAGGCATGAATATCATAGATTTAGGATCAAATCCAGGAGGTTGGTCAGAATACGCTAGTCAGGAAATTGGTTGTTCAGGAGTTATTTTTGCATATGATATTTTACCAATGCGTCCTTTAAAAAATGTTACTTTTTTTAATGTAGATGTCTCAAATACAGATGTACAAAAAAAAATGTTGTTTTTTTTGAAAAAGCATTCCTGGAATGTTGTCATGTCTGATATGTCTCCTAATATTAGTGGTTGTTCTATTGTTGATAATGTTAATACATTTAAATTAAGTAATATTGCAGTAAGAATTGCTGTACATGTATTATCAAATACAGGATATCTAATAATAAAGTTATTTCAAGGTTATGGTTTTAATAAATATATACAAAAAATTTTTAGTAAATTTATAATAGTAAAAGTTTATAAACCACGTTCTTCACGTTTTAATTCTCGTGAAGTTTTTATTATAGCTCGTGGACTTAAAATATAA
- the rpsI gene encoding 30S ribosomal protein S9 — MSKYINYGTGRRKSSSARVFLYKGEGKIVINKRSLKKYFGRETSCMVVQQPLDIVNMLNKFNFYITVKGGGVSGQAGAIRQGITRALIKYDSTLRGVLRKEGFVTRDSRQVERKKCGFRKSRKKPQFSKR; from the coding sequence ATGTCAAAATATATAAATTATGGTACAGGTCGTCGTAAAAGTTCTTCAGCTCGTGTTTTTTTATATAAGGGAGAAGGTAAAATTGTTATAAATAAACGTTCTTTAAAAAAATATTTTGGAAGAGAAACTTCATGTATGGTTGTTCAACAACCCTTAGATATAGTTAATATGTTAAATAAATTTAATTTTTATATTACTGTTAAAGGTGGGGGGGTTTCAGGTCAAGCGGGAGCAATCCGTCAGGGAATTACTCGTGCATTGATAAAATATGATAGTACATTAAGAGGTGTTTTAAGAAAAGAAGGATTTGTTACTCGTGATTCAAGACAAGTAGAACGTAAAAAATGTGGTTTTCGTAAATCTAGAAAAAAACCTCAGTTTTCAAAAAGATAA
- the ftsH gene encoding ATP-dependent zinc metalloprotease FtsH has translation MTNTVKNFIIWSLILIIGMSLFQKINNYYLNNYEVNYSTFLVEVNRNKIREVRINGNKISVIRKDMSQYITYIPIHDFRLLDVLLRHKINIIGDYPNKGRSIFLSIFISWFPSFFLVGILIFFINYIQVNGSKGIFLFGKSKAKMLLKNKVKTTFSDIAGCEEAKEDVSELVEYLKEPKRFKRLGGKIPRGILMSGPPGTGKTLLAKAIAGEANVPFFAISGSDFVEMFVGVGASRVRNMFENARKCAPCIIFIDEIDAVGRSRSVHANNSHSERDQTLNQILVEMDGFGGNKGIILIAATNRPDVLDPALLRPGRFDRQVTVSLPDIKGREEILKIHIRRILVSNDVIPIIIARSTPGFSGADLANLVNEAALLAARFNKAVVSMLDFEKSRDKIIMGSEKKSIIITEFQRESTAYHESGHVIIGRLAPNHDPVHKVTIIPRGDALGLTLFLPSSDTRILSRQKLESKISTLYGGRLAEEIIYGFNKVSTGSYGDIKLATSLARNMVTRWGFSEKLGPLSYVEEEKEVFLGQTIEKNKYISDKTAQIIDEEIKLLIKINYKRAKKILDENIDILHAMKDALMKYETLDSLQIDDLMSRKPVRVPDGWHLR, from the coding sequence TTGACTAATACAGTTAAAAATTTCATTATATGGTCTTTAATTTTAATTATAGGAATGTCTTTATTTCAAAAAATAAATAATTATTATTTAAATAATTATGAAGTTAATTATTCTACTTTTTTAGTAGAAGTTAATAGAAATAAAATTCGTGAAGTTCGAATTAATGGAAATAAAATTTCAGTTATTAGAAAAGATATGTCACAGTATATTACGTATATTCCTATTCATGATTTTAGACTACTAGATGTATTATTAAGACATAAGATTAATATTATAGGAGATTATCCTAACAAAGGTCGAAGTATTTTTTTATCTATTTTTATTTCCTGGTTTCCTTCTTTTTTTTTAGTAGGTATATTGATTTTTTTTATAAATTATATACAGGTTAATGGAAGTAAAGGAATATTTTTGTTTGGAAAAAGTAAAGCTAAAATGTTATTGAAAAATAAAGTTAAAACTACTTTTTCAGATATTGCTGGATGCGAAGAAGCAAAAGAAGATGTATCTGAATTAGTTGAGTATTTGAAAGAACCAAAGAGATTTAAAAGACTCGGTGGAAAGATTCCTAGAGGGATATTAATGTCAGGTCCTCCCGGAACCGGAAAGACATTATTAGCTAAAGCAATCGCTGGTGAAGCTAATGTTCCCTTTTTTGCAATATCAGGTTCTGATTTTGTAGAAATGTTTGTTGGTGTTGGCGCTTCTAGAGTTAGAAATATGTTTGAAAATGCAAGAAAATGTGCACCTTGTATAATTTTTATTGATGAAATTGATGCTGTTGGAAGAAGTAGAAGTGTACATGCAAATAATAGTCATAGTGAAAGAGACCAAACATTGAATCAAATATTAGTAGAAATGGATGGTTTTGGAGGTAATAAAGGAATTATATTAATTGCAGCTACTAATCGCCCAGATGTTCTCGATCCTGCTCTCTTAAGACCTGGTAGGTTTGATCGACAAGTTACAGTTTCTTTACCAGACATTAAGGGAAGAGAAGAAATATTGAAAATTCATATACGAAGAATTCTTGTTTCTAATGATGTAATTCCAATTATTATAGCTCGAAGTACTCCTGGTTTTTCAGGAGCAGATCTAGCTAATTTAGTTAATGAAGCAGCATTATTAGCTGCTAGATTTAATAAAGCTGTAGTTAGCATGCTAGATTTTGAAAAATCTAGAGATAAGATTATAATGGGTTCTGAGAAAAAATCTATTATAATAACAGAATTTCAACGAGAATCTACCGCATATCATGAATCAGGTCATGTAATCATTGGTAGATTAGCTCCTAATCATGATCCTGTACATAAGGTTACAATTATTCCTAGAGGAGATGCTTTAGGCTTAACATTATTTTTACCCTCATCTGATACACGCATTTTAAGTCGTCAAAAATTAGAAAGTAAAATATCTACTTTATATGGTGGACGTTTAGCTGAAGAAATTATTTATGGTTTTAATAAAGTTTCAACTGGTTCTTATGGTGATATTAAGTTAGCTACTAGTTTAGCAAGAAATATGGTTACACGATGGGGTTTTTCAGAAAAATTAGGACCTTTATCATACGTAGAAGAAGAAAAAGAAGTATTTTTGGGTCAGACTATAGAAAAAAATAAATATATTTCGGATAAAACAGCTCAAATAATTGATGAGGAAATAAAATTACTAATTAAAATTAATTATAAAAGAGCAAAGAAAATTTTAGATGAAAATATAGATATTTTACATGCTATGAAAGACGCTTTAATGAAATATGAAACATTAGATTCTTTACAAATTGATGATTTAATGTCTAGAAAACCAGTTCGTGTACCAGACGGATGGCATTTACGTTAA